Proteins from a genomic interval of Nocardia sp. BMG51109:
- a CDS encoding RNA polymerase-binding protein RbpA: MADRVLRGSRLGAVSYETDRDHDLAPRRMARYRTDNGEEFEVPFADDAEIPPTWLCRNGQEGILIEGTSQEPKKTKPPRTHWDMLLERRSKDELEELLQERLELLKTRRGR; encoded by the coding sequence ATGGCAGATCGCGTACTCCGAGGCAGTCGGCTCGGAGCGGTGAGCTACGAGACCGACCGCGACCACGACCTGGCGCCGCGTCGGATGGCGCGGTACCGGACAGACAACGGCGAGGAATTCGAGGTTCCGTTCGCCGACGACGCCGAGATCCCGCCCACGTGGCTGTGCCGCAACGGGCAGGAGGGCATCCTGATCGAGGGCACGTCCCAGGAGCCGAAGAAGACCAAGCCCCCGCGCACGCACTGGGACATGCTGCTGGAGCGGCGGTCCAAGGACGAGCTCGAGGAGCTGCTGCAGGAGCGCCTGGAACTGCTCAAGACCCGCCGCGGCCGGTAG
- a CDS encoding helix-turn-helix transcriptional regulator yields the protein MVTNGVRALSALADPTRRSIFEALPQAPRAVGELADAVGVSSSAVSQHLRVLREARLVSVRHRGNRRLYSLDPRGLADARDYLEQFWPSALAAYAAALSEAE from the coding sequence GTGGTCACTAATGGAGTCAGGGCATTGAGCGCCCTGGCGGATCCGACTCGTCGATCGATTTTCGAGGCGCTGCCGCAGGCACCCCGGGCGGTCGGAGAGCTGGCCGATGCGGTCGGGGTGAGCAGTTCGGCGGTGTCCCAGCATCTGCGCGTGCTGCGCGAGGCCCGGCTGGTGAGCGTGCGGCACCGCGGCAACCGCCGGCTGTACTCCCTGGACCCGCGCGGACTGGCCGACGCCCGCGACTACCTGGAGCAGTTCTGGCCGAGCGCGCTGGCGGCATACGCGGCCGCGCTGTCGGAGGCGGAGTAG
- a CDS encoding ABC transporter permease, whose protein sequence is MFRDSAIVAYRNLLTILRVPTLLVTATIQPLMFVFLFAYIFGASLGGGQYREFLLAGIFTQTVAFNAAFTTVGLANDLQKGIIDRMRTLPMSRMAVLLGRTLSDLVVNVLSLAVMVACGYLVGWRIHGGIGEAALAFAIILLFAFAMSWVGALTGLLSPSVEVAQSAGLIWMFPLAFISSAFISSETLPGPLRTIAAWNPITAVSAAGRTLFDNGAPPSFTPPQGWAADHCVEYAVGCSLVILAVVVPLALLQYRKVASH, encoded by the coding sequence GTGTTCCGCGACAGCGCCATCGTCGCCTACCGCAATCTGCTGACCATCCTGCGGGTGCCGACGCTGCTGGTGACGGCGACCATCCAGCCGCTGATGTTCGTGTTCCTGTTCGCCTACATCTTCGGTGCGTCGCTGGGCGGCGGGCAGTACCGGGAGTTCCTGCTGGCCGGCATCTTCACCCAGACGGTGGCCTTCAACGCCGCATTCACCACGGTCGGCCTGGCCAACGACCTGCAGAAGGGCATCATCGACCGGATGCGCACGCTGCCGATGTCCCGGATGGCGGTGCTGCTGGGCCGCACGTTGTCCGACCTGGTGGTGAACGTGCTGTCGCTGGCGGTGATGGTCGCCTGCGGCTATCTGGTCGGCTGGCGTATCCACGGCGGAATCGGCGAGGCGGCACTGGCTTTCGCCATCATCCTGCTGTTCGCGTTCGCGATGTCGTGGGTGGGCGCGCTGACCGGTCTGCTGTCACCCAGCGTGGAGGTGGCCCAGAGCGCCGGCCTGATCTGGATGTTCCCCCTGGCCTTCATCTCCTCGGCGTTCATCTCGAGCGAGACGCTGCCGGGACCGTTGCGCACCATCGCGGCCTGGAATCCGATCACCGCCGTGTCCGCGGCCGGCCGCACGCTGTTCGACAACGGCGCCCCGCCGTCGTTCACCCCGCCACAGGGGTGGGCCGCCGACCACTGCGTGGAATATGCCGTGGGCTGTTCCCTGGTGATCCTGGCGGTCGTGGTGCCCCTGGCCCTGTTGCAGTACCGCAAGGTGGCCAGTCACTAG
- a CDS encoding 5-formyltetrahydrofolate cyclo-ligase, producing MSVDQAKQAVRESIWALLARARAVPPDAPRNIPEFAGNDAAAGLLAALPEWRAAKVVTIVPDTAQLPVRRRALQAGLLIYMACPRLEAPKPFYLMDPEDLTVPAAQAARKDTAPLVSRNVEVDELQPIDLIVLGSVAVNRRGVRLGKGAGYSDIEIALLLEAGVIDEHTTIATTVHRLQVVDGELPEAEHDCRVDLIVTPESVIRCEEPRRPAGLLWDALPADKIAAIPALAARYAAR from the coding sequence GTGAGTGTCGATCAGGCGAAACAGGCCGTACGCGAGAGTATTTGGGCGTTGTTGGCGCGGGCGCGCGCCGTACCGCCCGACGCCCCGCGCAACATTCCCGAGTTCGCGGGCAATGATGCCGCGGCCGGCCTGCTGGCCGCGCTGCCGGAGTGGCGGGCCGCGAAGGTGGTCACGATCGTGCCCGACACCGCGCAGCTGCCGGTGCGACGGCGCGCGCTGCAGGCCGGGCTGCTGATCTATATGGCCTGTCCCCGGCTCGAGGCACCGAAGCCGTTCTATCTGATGGACCCCGAGGACCTGACGGTGCCGGCGGCGCAGGCCGCGCGCAAGGACACCGCGCCCCTGGTCTCCCGCAATGTGGAGGTGGACGAACTGCAGCCGATCGATCTGATCGTGCTGGGCAGTGTCGCGGTGAACCGCCGGGGTGTGCGCCTCGGCAAGGGCGCCGGATATTCGGATATCGAGATCGCGTTGCTGCTCGAGGCCGGCGTGATCGATGAGCACACCACCATCGCCACCACCGTGCACCGGCTCCAGGTGGTCGACGGCGAACTGCCCGAGGCCGAGCACGACTGCCGGGTCGACCTGATCGTCACACCGGAGTCGGTGATCCGTTGCGAGGAGCCGCGGCGGCCGGCGGGCCTGCTGTGGGATGCGCTGCCCGCCGACAAGATCGCCGCGATTCCGGCCCTGGCGGCCCGGTACGCCGCGCGCTGA
- a CDS encoding glycosyltransferase family 9 protein, whose amino-acid sequence MAVVLVLRARGLGDLLTAVPALRALRRARPHDHIALAAPHRLKPIVDLIASVDEMVPTPDAESLRYDGEAPALAVNLHGAGAEGIVELVKTDPRRILTYRNPAFPDLDGPDWQQDMHDVDRWCHLLESDGIAADRRNLGLVPPVATTSHRDCVVVHIGAGSPARRWPPERFAAIVRHLLVQGREVVLTGDEFEREIALNIAARAGLPHRQVLAGQQNLIELSATVAEAGLVVCGDTGVAHLATAFGTRTVLLFGPTAPSHSGPPPHLLGRHVVLWAGRTGDHNADTPDPGLLEISVAEVVDALDKQLRKRPWPGTNIDRRPAAYRRVG is encoded by the coding sequence GTGGCGGTTGTACTCGTGCTGCGCGCACGCGGACTGGGTGATCTCCTCACCGCGGTCCCGGCACTTCGCGCGCTGCGCCGGGCCAGGCCACATGATCACATCGCGCTCGCCGCGCCGCATCGGCTGAAGCCGATCGTGGATCTGATCGCGTCGGTCGACGAGATGGTGCCGACACCGGACGCGGAGAGTCTGCGCTATGACGGCGAGGCGCCCGCGCTGGCGGTCAATCTGCACGGCGCCGGCGCCGAGGGCATCGTGGAGTTGGTCAAGACCGATCCGCGGCGCATCCTCACCTATCGCAATCCCGCCTTCCCCGACCTCGACGGGCCGGACTGGCAACAGGACATGCACGACGTCGACCGGTGGTGCCACCTGCTGGAATCCGACGGCATCGCCGCCGATCGCCGCAATCTCGGACTAGTGCCGCCGGTGGCCACCACCAGCCACCGCGACTGCGTGGTCGTGCACATCGGGGCGGGCTCCCCCGCCCGGCGCTGGCCGCCGGAACGGTTCGCCGCCATCGTGCGGCATCTTCTCGTGCAGGGTCGCGAGGTGGTGCTGACGGGCGACGAATTCGAACGCGAGATCGCCCTGAACATCGCAGCCCGGGCGGGCCTGCCACATCGGCAGGTGCTCGCCGGGCAGCAGAACCTCATCGAGCTGTCCGCCACCGTGGCCGAGGCCGGGCTCGTGGTGTGCGGCGATACCGGGGTCGCGCATCTGGCCACCGCCTTCGGCACCCGGACGGTCCTGCTGTTCGGTCCCACCGCGCCCAGCCACAGCGGCCCGCCGCCGCATCTGCTGGGCCGGCACGTGGTGCTGTGGGCCGGCCGCACCGGCGACCACAATGCCGACACACCCGATCCCGGCCTGCTCGAGATCAGCGTGGCCGAGGTGGTCGACGCGCTCGACAAGCAGCTGCGGAAGCGGCCGTGGCCCGGGACCAATATCGATCGCCGCCCGGCCGCGTACCGCCGCGTCGGCTGA
- a CDS encoding daunorubicin resistance protein DrrA family ABC transporter ATP-binding protein, translating to MSLAVEVGGLVKHYGRVRVLDGMDMEVPSGTVMGLLGPNGAGKTTTVRIVTTLLRPTRGAVRVAGIDVLDDPARARKRIGLSGQYAAVDANLSGFENLRMVARLYGMDPRRASTRATELLSALGLDHAAGRRAGTYSGGMARRLDLAGALVARPAVVVLDEPTTGLDPRGRQDMWRVIGDLVDDGTTVLLTTQYLEEADLLADRITVIDRGRVIARGSADELKTSIGGDRLTVTLASGQDPRQATSVLAQVGVGEPAHEAGTDEVSVVVGDGTRTMVEALRRLDDAGVCVVDATVHRPSLDDVFLSLTGTPTPAAESEEQDVAEEIMS from the coding sequence ATGAGTCTGGCGGTGGAGGTCGGCGGCCTGGTGAAGCACTACGGCCGCGTGCGCGTGCTCGACGGAATGGATATGGAGGTACCGTCCGGCACCGTGATGGGCCTGCTGGGCCCGAACGGCGCCGGCAAGACCACGACCGTCCGGATCGTCACCACGCTGCTGCGGCCCACGCGGGGCGCGGTGCGGGTGGCGGGGATCGACGTGCTGGACGATCCGGCGCGCGCCCGCAAGCGCATCGGGCTGTCGGGGCAGTACGCGGCCGTGGACGCCAACCTGTCCGGCTTCGAGAACCTGCGCATGGTGGCGCGGCTGTACGGGATGGACCCGCGGCGGGCGTCCACCCGCGCCACCGAACTGCTGTCGGCGCTGGGCCTCGACCACGCGGCGGGCCGGCGCGCGGGCACCTACTCGGGCGGTATGGCGCGGCGGCTGGACCTCGCGGGCGCGCTGGTGGCCCGGCCGGCGGTGGTGGTGCTGGACGAGCCGACCACCGGCCTGGATCCGCGTGGGCGCCAGGACATGTGGCGGGTGATCGGCGACCTGGTCGACGACGGCACCACGGTGCTGCTCACCACGCAGTACCTGGAGGAGGCCGACCTGCTCGCCGACCGGATCACGGTCATCGACCGCGGCCGGGTCATCGCGCGCGGCTCGGCCGACGAGCTGAAGACCTCCATCGGCGGCGACCGGCTCACCGTCACCCTGGCCTCCGGGCAGGATCCGCGGCAGGCCACGTCGGTGCTGGCGCAGGTCGGTGTCGGCGAGCCCGCGCACGAGGCGGGCACCGACGAGGTGTCGGTCGTGGTCGGCGACGGCACGCGCACCATGGTCGAGGCGCTGCGCCGGCTCGACGACGCCGGCGTGTGCGTGGTGGACGCGACGGTGCACCGGCCCAGCCTCGACGACGTATTCCTGTCGCTGACCGGAACACCCACTCCCGCAGCCGAATCCGAAGAGCAAGACGTAGCAGAGGAGATCATGTCGTGA
- a CDS encoding M23 family metallopeptidase, with protein MPVIVPLPSRRARRAVAHAFAITAVVGASVTALTAADRHGGTPAPGLAALQQPMAPAPAAAAPMAAPVAAPEPPPEIWPTTKAAKEMRPLTVRPVAGALSSLFGTRWGTLHGGIDFAQTLGTPIASVTDGEVVEAGPASGFGQWVRVRQDDGTIGVYGHVNDILVVPGQQVRAGDTIATVGNGGFSTGPHLHYEVWAQENGDKIDPLPWLAARGIDLGDVSY; from the coding sequence ATGCCCGTGATCGTTCCGTTACCTTCTCGCCGCGCCCGCCGGGCCGTGGCTCATGCCTTCGCGATCACCGCCGTCGTCGGCGCCTCGGTCACCGCGCTCACCGCCGCCGACCGTCACGGGGGCACTCCCGCCCCCGGCCTCGCCGCACTGCAACAACCGATGGCCCCCGCCCCGGCCGCCGCGGCACCGATGGCCGCGCCCGTCGCCGCACCCGAGCCGCCGCCCGAGATCTGGCCGACGACCAAGGCCGCCAAGGAGATGCGGCCGCTGACCGTGCGGCCGGTGGCGGGTGCGCTCAGTTCCCTGTTCGGCACCCGCTGGGGCACACTGCACGGCGGCATCGACTTCGCCCAGACGCTGGGCACCCCGATCGCCTCGGTCACCGACGGCGAAGTGGTCGAGGCCGGGCCCGCGTCCGGATTCGGGCAGTGGGTGCGGGTGCGGCAGGACGACGGCACCATCGGCGTCTACGGGCACGTCAACGACATCCTCGTCGTCCCGGGGCAGCAGGTGCGCGCCGGGGACACGATCGCCACCGTCGGCAACGGCGGCTTCTCCACCGGACCGCATCTGCACTACGAGGTGTGGGCCCAGGAAAACGGCGACAAGATCGACCCCCTCCCGTGGCTTGCCGCGCGCGGTATCGATCTGGGGGACGTGTCCTACTGA